GTTCCGCAAGACGAAGACGCTCTCGCTGAACTTCTTCGTCCACGACCCGTTCACCCGCGAGGCCTACAGCCGTGACCCGCGCAACATCGCGCGCAAGGCCGAGCAGTACATCGCCGAGTACGGCGTCGCCGACAACGTGTACTTCGGCCCGGAAGCCGAGTTCTACATCTTCGACTCGGTCCGCTTCGAAGACGCCGAACATCTCTCGTTCCACGAGATCGACTCGGTCGAGGGCTGGTGGAACACCGGCGCCGACACCGAGGGCGGCAACCAGGGCTACAAGACGAAGTTCAAGGGCGGCTACTTCCCGGTCCCGCCGGTCGACCACTTCGCCGACCTGCGCGACGACATCGTCCGCCAGTTGCAGCACTCCGGTTTCGAGATCGAGCGCGCGCACCACGAGGTGGGCACCGCCGGCCAGACCGAGATCAACTACAAGTTCAACACGCTGCTGCACGCTGCCGACGACCTGCAGCTGTTCAAGTACATCGTGAAGAACACCGTGTTCGCCGCGGGCAAGACCGCGACGTTCATGCCGAAGCCGCTCTCGGGCGACAACGGTTCGGGCATGCACTGCCACCAGTCGCTGTGGAAGGACGGCCAGCCGCTGTTCCACGACGAGTCCGGTTACGCGGGCCTGTCCGACACGGCGCGGCACTACATCGGCGGCCTGCTCAAGCACGCGCCGAGCCTGCTGGCCTTCACCAACCCGACGGTGAACTCCTATCACCGCCTGGTGCCGGGCTTCGAGGCCCCGGTGTCGCTGGTGTACTCGCAGCGCAACCGCTCCGCGTGCGTCCGGATCCCGATCACCGGCAACAACCCGAAGGCCAAGCGCGCCGAGTTCCGCTGCCCGGACTCGTCGGGCAACCCGTACCTCGCGTTCTCCGCGATGATGATGGCCGGGCTCGACGGCATCAAGAACAAGATCGAGCCGCCGGAGCCGATCGACAAGGACCTCTACGAGCTTCCGCCGGAAGAGGCCAAGAACGTCAAGCTCGTCCCGGGCGACCTGGGCACCGTGCTGGACACCCTGGAGCGGGACCACGACTTCCTGCTCGAGGGCGGCGTCTTCACGCCGGACGTCATCGAGACGTGGATCCAGTACAAGCGCGAGAACGAAATCGACCCGCTGCGGCTGCGTCCGCACCCGTACGAGTTCTCGCTGTACTACGACGTGTGATCGGGTGGAGGCGTTGACCAGGGGTTTCCTTGGTCAACACCTCCGCTAGGCCGGCACCAGGCCAACAACGGCAGGTGGCGGTCCACCAGACACGGGACGGCGGTCGAGGGGAATACCCCGACCGCCGTCCCGTTCTTTGCGCCCTCGGTCAGCATCGTCGGGCTGTCGCTCAACGCGCGGTGCCCCGGCCGTTCGCTGACCGACGATGGGTAGCTCATTCACCGGAGCAGATGAGCGGCGGGCAGGGCAAGCAAGACGCACCTCCGACGCGGGTGCCCTCAGCCCCTAGCCTGTCCGGGTGTTCGCCTTGGACAGTTTCGACCTCGACGAGATCGCCCACGCCCTGCAGAATCAGGATGCTTACGACCTCCGGTTCCTTGTCGACCCGCGTACCGGCGAACTCGTGCTCTGGACGCTCGACGGCGGGCTCGACGGCGAGAACCCGGT
This sequence is a window from Amycolatopsis benzoatilytica AK 16/65. Protein-coding genes within it:
- the glnA gene encoding type I glutamate--ammonia ligase, which translates into the protein MPTTPDDIQRLIADEKVESIDVRFCDLPGVMQHFTVPAKAFDLEAYEEGLAFDGSSVRGFQSIHESDMLLLPDPETARIDPFRKTKTLSLNFFVHDPFTREAYSRDPRNIARKAEQYIAEYGVADNVYFGPEAEFYIFDSVRFEDAEHLSFHEIDSVEGWWNTGADTEGGNQGYKTKFKGGYFPVPPVDHFADLRDDIVRQLQHSGFEIERAHHEVGTAGQTEINYKFNTLLHAADDLQLFKYIVKNTVFAAGKTATFMPKPLSGDNGSGMHCHQSLWKDGQPLFHDESGYAGLSDTARHYIGGLLKHAPSLLAFTNPTVNSYHRLVPGFEAPVSLVYSQRNRSACVRIPITGNNPKAKRAEFRCPDSSGNPYLAFSAMMMAGLDGIKNKIEPPEPIDKDLYELPPEEAKNVKLVPGDLGTVLDTLERDHDFLLEGGVFTPDVIETWIQYKRENEIDPLRLRPHPYEFSLYYDV